The following proteins come from a genomic window of Synergistaceae bacterium:
- the mglC gene encoding galactose/methyl galactoside ABC transporter permease MglC, with product MAEKTASRSKRLMTTGGIVCLILGVILYFLKAPMGLNRKIYDLPVFLIIIGICFAVRGFMAKEKTEEEAALAGKTFTEFLTNNAILLAMLVLVVVICILQPRFMQIRVALDILTQSSPKLIMALGICFALLIAGTDLSAGRMVGLAAVISASMMQTATYANRFFPDLPQLPLWIPIAAAIAACMLFGALNGFIVAKYEMHPFIATLATQVIIYGVCSLYFDMPPNNSQPIGGIRPDFAQIGQLRLFNGLWKGFPGISILIPIAIVICIIIWFILNKTVFGKNVYAIGGNREAAVVAGINVFRNIMFIFILASLLYGIAGVLEAARTAGATNNYGLGYETDAIAACVVGGVSMSGGIGKVGGIVMGVLIFTVIQYGLQFINVSPMWQQVIKGVIIAVAVAIDMTKYRRK from the coding sequence ATGGCGGAAAAAACAGCATCACGTTCAAAGCGTTTAATGACAACGGGAGGAATTGTGTGCCTCATTCTCGGAGTAATCCTCTACTTCCTGAAGGCACCGATGGGCCTCAACCGCAAGATCTATGACCTGCCGGTATTCCTGATCATCATCGGGATATGCTTTGCCGTTAGGGGTTTCATGGCGAAGGAGAAGACGGAGGAGGAGGCAGCCCTTGCCGGCAAGACCTTCACCGAGTTCCTGACGAACAACGCGATACTTCTGGCTATGCTTGTGCTGGTTGTGGTTATCTGCATCCTTCAGCCCCGCTTCATGCAGATACGCGTCGCACTGGATATTCTCACGCAGTCGTCCCCGAAGCTCATCATGGCACTGGGAATCTGCTTCGCCCTGCTGATTGCGGGTACAGACCTCAGCGCGGGCCGTATGGTCGGACTTGCGGCGGTAATCTCCGCGTCGATGATGCAGACTGCGACCTACGCAAATAGATTCTTCCCCGATCTTCCGCAGCTTCCTCTGTGGATACCGATAGCGGCCGCAATCGCTGCGTGTATGCTGTTCGGCGCGCTGAACGGCTTTATCGTGGCCAAGTACGAGATGCACCCGTTCATTGCGACGCTGGCGACGCAGGTCATCATCTACGGAGTGTGCTCGCTGTATTTCGACATGCCCCCCAACAACTCACAGCCCATCGGAGGCATCAGGCCTGACTTCGCGCAGATAGGACAGCTGAGGCTCTTCAACGGACTGTGGAAGGGATTTCCCGGCATCTCAATTCTCATCCCGATAGCAATCGTAATCTGCATAATCATCTGGTTCATCCTGAACAAGACGGTGTTCGGCAAGAACGTCTACGCAATCGGCGGCAACCGTGAAGCGGCAGTAGTTGCGGGCATCAACGTTTTCCGTAACATCATGTTCATCTTCATCCTTGCGTCATTGCTGTACGGCATCGCGGGAGTCCTCGAGGCAGCCAGAACAGCCGGAGCGACGAACAATTACGGACTGGGCTACGAGACTGACGCTATAGCGGCGTGCGTTGTCGGAGGAGTGTCGATGAGCGGCGGTATCGGAAAAGTCGGCGGTATCGTGATGGGCGTGCTTATCTTCACGGTGATTCAGTACGGCCTGCAGTTCATCAACGTTTCGCCGATGTGGCAGCAGGTAATTAAGGGAGTAATTATCGCGGTGGCAGTCGCAATAGACATGACGAAGTACCGCAGGAAGTAG